From a region of the Candidatus Pelagibacter sp. FZCC0015 genome:
- a CDS encoding GIY-YIG nuclease family protein has protein sequence MKYCVYLIASRIKKRTISYVGYTNNIVNRLKLHNQGKGAKFTRGKKWELIYSRNLSSKKLAMIEEYKLKKNYKLRNVIKKKNGF, from the coding sequence ATGAAATATTGTGTTTATTTAATAGCTTCAAGAATAAAAAAGAGAACAATTTCTTATGTCGGATACACAAATAATATTGTTAATAGGTTAAAATTACACAATCAAGGAAAGGGAGCTAAATTTACAAGAGGGAAAAAATGGGAATTAATTTATAGTAGGAATCTTTCTTCAAAGAAATTAGCTATGATAGAAGAATATAAATTAAAAAAAAATTATAAACTTAGAAATGTTATTAAGAAAAAAAATGGATTTTAA
- the glpX gene encoding class II fructose-bisphosphatase — protein sequence MSIDKKFVDQLAIVTSKAALASSYLVGKKDKIAADKAAVDSMRSDLNNLDIQGQIVIGEGELDEAPMLYIGEKLGTNNGPEFDIAVDPLEGTNFAANNLPGALSVIAVAEKNSLFNAPETYMEKISTKITEKYVIDLDYTVKQNISNLSDYLNKNPEELTACILDRPRHNEIIQELKKLKVNLKLIKDGDVSGALLVTDEKYNVDIFLGIGGGPEGVLAASALDAFNCNFQGRFLFKTEEDKVRAKKMGINDLTKKYELNEIVTGDSIFCATGITSGDLVSGIEIQGNEFISETLVTHKSSGLKKVIKLKQNI from the coding sequence ATGTCAATAGATAAAAAATTTGTAGATCAATTAGCTATCGTAACATCAAAAGCAGCACTAGCATCATCATATCTTGTTGGCAAAAAAGATAAAATTGCAGCAGATAAAGCAGCTGTGGATTCAATGAGATCTGATCTAAATAATCTTGATATTCAGGGTCAAATAGTAATAGGTGAGGGAGAACTAGATGAAGCGCCAATGTTATATATTGGAGAAAAACTTGGTACAAATAATGGACCTGAATTTGATATTGCTGTAGATCCATTAGAAGGTACAAATTTTGCGGCAAACAATTTACCCGGGGCTTTATCTGTAATAGCTGTTGCTGAAAAAAATAGTTTATTTAATGCGCCAGAAACTTACATGGAAAAAATATCAACTAAAATAACTGAAAAATATGTTATTGATTTAGATTATACAGTTAAACAAAATATTTCCAACTTAAGTGATTATCTAAATAAAAATCCAGAAGAATTAACGGCATGTATTCTTGATAGACCAAGACATAATGAGATAATTCAAGAACTAAAAAAATTAAAGGTTAATTTGAAATTAATTAAAGATGGTGATGTATCTGGAGCTTTGTTAGTAACAGATGAAAAATATAATGTTGATATTTTTTTAGGAATTGGTGGTGGACCAGAAGGTGTCCTAGCAGCATCAGCTTTGGATGCATTTAATTGTAATTTTCAAGGTAGATTTTTGTTTAAAACAGAAGAGGATAAAGTAAGGGCAAAAAAAATGGGAATTAATGATTTAACAAAAAAATATGAATTAAATGAAATAGTTACAGGTGATTCCATTTTTTGTGCAACAGGGATTACTTCTGGTGACCTAGTTTCAGGCATAGAAATTCAAGGTAATGAATTTATTTCGGAGACTTTAGTGACACATAAATCATCTGGACTAAAAAAAGTAATAAAACTAAAACAAAATATATAA